Proteins encoded by one window of Cannabis sativa cultivar Pink pepper isolate KNU-18-1 chromosome 4, ASM2916894v1, whole genome shotgun sequence:
- the LOC133037004 gene encoding uncharacterized protein LOC133037004, with amino-acid sequence MAVAWNPNTFSINIIKCTSQLIHLQVSTLDGMSFLVTFVYAFSDEEGRMILWQDLKAISTQDPWVVMGDFNDVLEQEERIGSRVKTLTSHSFKDCVSQCQLEDIKSSGKFFTWCNNQQEDDRIYSKLDRVMANCKWMETYPGAEAIFLNEGAFDHSSALVIFHHLAVNGRKPFSYFKMWISHPEYSSRLQHIWQQKVSGTKMYQVVAKLKALKPAFKKINQEGYNDLQSTVIKAVSVLDNCQNQLSLDPLNQELQQKESAA; translated from the coding sequence ATGGCAGTTGCGTGGAATCCAAATACCTTCAgcatcaatataatcaaatgtaCAAGTCAATTAATACATCTTCAAGTCTCTACTTTAGATGGTATGAGTTTTCTTGTTACTTTTGTTTATGCTTTTAGTGATGAAGAAGGTAGAATGATTTTATGGCAGGATCTAAAAGCTATTTCTACTCAAGACCCTTGGGTAGTGATGGGTGATTTCAATGATGTTTTGGAGCAAGAAGAAAGGATTGGAAGTCGGGTGAAGACTCTCACTTCTCATTCTTTTAAAGATTGTGTTTCACAGTGTCAACTGGAAGATATCAAAAGCAGTGGTAAATTCTTTACTTGGTGTAATAACCAACAGGAGGATGACCGCATCTACTCTAAACTTGATAGGGTAATGGCCAATTGTAAATGGATGGAAACATATCCGGGAGCTGAAGCCATTTTCCTAAACGAAGGTGCCTTTGATCATTCTTCAGCTCTAGTGATTTTTCACCATCTTGCTGTCAATGGGAGAAAGCCCTTTAGCTATTTCAAAATGTGGATATCTCACCCTGAATACTCTAGCCGATTGCAGCATATTTGGCAGCAGAAGGTATCAGGTACGAAAATGTACCAGGTGGTGGCTAAGCTTAAAGCATTGAAGCCGGCCTTTAAGAAGATAAATCAAGAGGGGTATAATGATTTGCAATCGACAGTCATCAAAGCAGTATCTGTTTTGGATAATTGCCAAAACCAGTTATCTTTGGACCCTCTAAACCAGGAACTTCAACAAAAGGAATCAGCAGCATGA